The proteins below are encoded in one region of Arenibacter algicola:
- the fsa gene encoding fructose-6-phosphate aldolase — MKFFIDTANLGEIVEAQALGVLDGVTTNPSLMAKEGITGTANIINHYSKICDLVDGDVSAEVISTDFEDMVKEGEALAALHPQIVVKLPMIADGVKACKYFSDKGIRTNVTLVFSPGQALLAAKAGATYVSPFLGRLDDISTDGLNLIDEIRTIYDNYGFKTQILAASIRSTMHVINCAKLGSDVMTGPLSAITGLLRHPLTDSGLAKFLEDYQKGN, encoded by the coding sequence ATGAAATTTTTTATAGATACGGCAAACCTAGGTGAAATTGTTGAAGCACAGGCCTTAGGGGTTTTGGATGGGGTTACCACCAACCCTTCATTGATGGCCAAAGAAGGCATTACAGGGACGGCGAATATTATAAATCATTACAGCAAAATTTGCGATTTGGTAGATGGTGATGTAAGTGCTGAAGTAATTTCCACCGATTTTGAAGATATGGTGAAGGAAGGTGAGGCCTTGGCCGCATTACATCCGCAGATCGTAGTGAAATTACCAATGATTGCCGATGGTGTTAAAGCTTGTAAATATTTTTCTGATAAGGGCATTAGAACCAATGTGACCTTGGTTTTTTCTCCAGGTCAGGCATTACTTGCAGCCAAGGCGGGAGCTACCTATGTTTCGCCGTTTTTAGGCAGATTGGACGATATTTCAACTGATGGCTTAAATCTTATTGATGAAATACGGACCATTTATGATAATTACGGATTTAAAACGCAAATTTTAGCAGCATCGATTAGAAGTACAATGCATGTAATTAATTGTGCCAAATTGGGTTCTGATGTTATGACCGGACCTCTGTCCGCAATAACTGGATTATTAAGACATCCATTAACAGATAGTGGTTTGGCTAAATTTTTGGAAGATTATCAAAAGGGAAATTAA
- a CDS encoding transketolase family protein, giving the protein MNKKIDQQSADNIRALAVAMVEKANSGHPGGPMGGADFMHILYSEFFNYDPSDMTWPFRDRFFMDAGHLSTLMYAQYYLLGNYKKEDVANFRQWGSITPGHPEVDVARGVENTSGPLGQGHTMGVGAAIAAKFLQARFGDWMNHKIYGFISDGGIQEEISQGAGRIAGHLGLSNFIMFFDSNDIQLSTATDEVTSEDTAKKYEAWGWKVVTIDGHDHNAIRKALTDANNETEKPTLIIGKTIMGKGAVAADGSMFEGHCELHGQPIGHTGADYEKTLLNLGANLENPFDIFEEVSDFYKKIKKEKIAGAARKKGDIDTWRKNNGELADKLDFFLSGKLPELDFTSIVHKEGLATRAASSAVLSYLADHVDNMIVSSADLSNSDKTDGFLKKTQVLKKGDFSGAFLQAGVAELTMACVANGIALHGGIIPVIATFFVFSDYMKPAIRLSAIQELPVKYVWTHDAFRVGEDGPTHQPIEQEAQLRLLEKLRNHSGRNSFLALRPADSAETSIAWKMALENNSTPTGLILSRQGIKDLPSSNGSRYQEALASDKGGYLVKAVDNPDVVLIANGSEVATLIAAAEILEAENNFKVNIVSIISEGLFRLQTKEYQDSIIPHDKPKFGLTAGLPVNLAGLVGDKGQVFGLDHFGYSAPATVLDEEFGFTGEKVSKEILEFLKTV; this is encoded by the coding sequence ATGAACAAGAAAATAGACCAACAGTCTGCAGATAACATTAGGGCATTAGCTGTTGCCATGGTAGAAAAGGCAAATTCCGGACACCCAGGCGGACCCATGGGTGGGGCGGATTTTATGCACATTTTATATTCCGAATTCTTTAATTATGATCCATCGGATATGACCTGGCCATTTAGAGATCGCTTTTTTATGGATGCAGGTCATTTATCCACTTTGATGTATGCACAATACTATCTTTTGGGTAATTACAAAAAAGAGGACGTGGCTAATTTTAGGCAATGGGGCTCCATTACGCCGGGCCATCCGGAAGTTGATGTGGCCAGGGGGGTTGAAAATACTTCGGGACCTTTGGGACAGGGACATACTATGGGGGTAGGAGCGGCAATAGCCGCTAAATTTTTGCAAGCCCGTTTTGGTGATTGGATGAATCATAAAATCTATGGTTTTATCTCAGATGGAGGTATACAGGAAGAAATCTCCCAAGGTGCCGGTAGAATTGCAGGCCACTTGGGTTTAAGTAATTTTATAATGTTCTTTGATTCCAATGACATTCAGTTATCCACGGCTACCGATGAAGTTACTTCTGAAGATACTGCAAAAAAATATGAAGCTTGGGGGTGGAAGGTGGTTACAATAGATGGACACGATCATAATGCAATTAGAAAAGCCTTGACCGATGCCAATAATGAAACGGAAAAGCCTACCCTGATAATTGGTAAAACCATTATGGGCAAAGGAGCAGTTGCTGCCGATGGAAGTATGTTTGAAGGTCATTGTGAATTACATGGTCAGCCAATAGGGCATACAGGCGCAGATTATGAAAAAACCTTATTGAATTTAGGAGCAAATCTTGAAAATCCTTTTGATATATTTGAAGAGGTAAGCGATTTTTACAAAAAAATAAAAAAGGAAAAAATAGCGGGAGCTGCCAGAAAGAAAGGGGATATTGACACTTGGAGAAAGAATAATGGCGAATTGGCGGATAAATTGGATTTCTTCCTTTCGGGCAAACTTCCGGAGTTGGATTTTACCTCAATAGTGCATAAGGAAGGATTGGCAACCAGAGCGGCATCCTCAGCCGTTTTAAGTTATTTGGCAGACCATGTAGATAATATGATCGTATCCTCTGCCGATCTATCAAATAGTGATAAAACAGATGGTTTCCTTAAGAAAACGCAGGTACTTAAAAAGGGCGATTTTAGTGGAGCTTTTCTTCAAGCGGGAGTCGCAGAACTGACAATGGCATGTGTAGCCAATGGAATTGCCCTGCACGGTGGAATTATTCCTGTAATAGCAACCTTTTTTGTTTTCTCGGATTATATGAAACCTGCCATTCGTTTGAGTGCCATACAGGAATTACCCGTAAAATATGTTTGGACGCACGATGCCTTTAGGGTAGGGGAGGATGGCCCAACACATCAACCTATAGAGCAAGAAGCGCAATTGCGTTTGTTGGAAAAATTAAGGAACCATAGTGGTAGGAACAGTTTTTTAGCTTTGCGCCCTGCAGATTCTGCGGAAACAAGCATAGCATGGAAAATGGCCTTGGAAAATAATTCAACTCCGACCGGGTTGATTTTATCAAGACAGGGGATTAAGGACTTACCATCTTCCAACGGATCAAGATATCAGGAAGCCTTGGCTTCGGACAAGGGCGGGTATTTGGTAAAGGCAGTAGACAATCCTGATGTGGTGTTAATTGCCAATGGTTCGGAAGTTGCCACCTTAATAGCTGCAGCTGAAATATTAGAGGCAGAAAACAACTTTAAAGTGAATATTGTCTCTATTATTTCTGAAGGCCTGTTTAGACTTCAAACCAAGGAATATCAGGATAGTATTATTCCTCATGACAAGCCTAAATTTGGATTAACCGCTGGATTACCGGTTAATTTGGCTGGACTCGTAGGTGATAAGGGCCAGGTGTTTGGATTGGATCATTTTGGGTATTCCGCCCCGGCAACAGTGCTTGATGAGGAATTTGGATTCACGGGCGAGAAGGTTAGTAAAGAAATACTGGAATTCTTAAAAACAGTATAA
- a CDS encoding glycoside hydrolase family 43 protein, translating into MKNFKYITIVCLGLLTMSSCKITNKGESKNVILAKEVLSEDGFLNAPLVSAIYTADPSAHVFNDRIYIYPSHDIESTIVDDDCGSQYGMQDYIVLSMDSIGGNVTIHDIALDIKDVPWATRQFWAPDAAFKNGKYYLYFPAKDKEDHFRIGVAVSDKPEGPFKAAPNYIQGSYSIDPAVFTDDDGSSYMYFGGIWGGQLQRWENNTYEDSDCSKQDRGNPESPAILPRIAKLTDDMLAFSESVKEVEILDEEGKPLLTKDNDRRFFEACWIHKKDDVYYLSYSTGDTHYIVYATSDNPYGPFTYKGVLNNPVLGWTNHHSVVEVNGKWYLFYHDIQLSNQTNLRNVKVTELIHKSDGSIKTINTILK; encoded by the coding sequence ATGAAAAACTTTAAATACATTACCATTGTATGTTTGGGATTATTAACAATGAGTTCATGTAAAATAACTAATAAGGGAGAATCCAAAAATGTAATTTTAGCAAAAGAAGTATTGTCGGAAGACGGTTTTTTAAATGCACCATTAGTTTCTGCAATTTACACGGCGGATCCCTCTGCGCACGTTTTTAATGATAGAATTTATATATATCCCTCCCATGATATAGAAAGTACCATTGTGGACGATGATTGTGGAAGTCAATATGGTATGCAAGATTATATAGTATTGTCTATGGATTCTATTGGTGGAAATGTCACTATTCACGATATTGCTTTGGACATTAAAGACGTGCCCTGGGCAACACGCCAATTCTGGGCGCCAGATGCAGCCTTCAAAAATGGAAAATATTATCTTTATTTCCCTGCGAAGGATAAGGAGGATCACTTTAGAATAGGCGTAGCTGTTTCCGATAAACCAGAAGGTCCTTTTAAAGCCGCACCTAATTATATTCAAGGAAGTTATAGTATAGACCCTGCTGTGTTTACGGATGACGACGGCAGCTCATATATGTACTTTGGAGGCATTTGGGGTGGACAACTGCAACGATGGGAGAACAATACTTACGAAGATTCCGATTGTTCCAAACAAGATAGAGGAAATCCCGAATCTCCGGCAATTCTACCGAGAATTGCCAAACTGACCGATGATATGTTAGCGTTTTCTGAGAGCGTAAAGGAAGTAGAAATACTTGATGAAGAAGGCAAGCCCCTATTGACAAAGGATAATGATCGTCGCTTTTTTGAGGCCTGCTGGATCCACAAGAAAGATGATGTATACTATTTGAGTTATTCTACTGGCGACACGCATTATATTGTTTACGCAACAAGTGATAATCCCTACGGCCCATTTACATATAAAGGTGTATTAAACAATCCTGTATTGGGCTGGACCAATCATCATTCTGTTGTTGAAGTCAATGGCAAATGGTATTTATTCTATCACGATATTCAACTTTCCAACCAAACCAATCTTAGAAATGTAAAAGTAACGGAATTGATACATAAATCGGATGGCTCCATTAAAACCATTAATACAATCCTAAAATAA
- the xylE gene encoding D-xylose transporter XylE produces the protein MKQNTAFIYVVTLVATLGGLLFGYDTAVISGAEKSIQAFLIDSQGLGSFLHGITVSSALIGCIIGGAISGFVSSAYGRKYALIIAGILFLLSALGSGNPEFLFFEKGEPSMGLLWMFNFYRVIGGIGVGLASAVCPMYIGEIAPANIRGKLVSLNQFAIIFGMLVVYFVNWGIADGQSIEWINEIGWRRMFASEAIPASIFVILMFFVPESPRYLALQHNDTKALAILTRFNGVEKAKKILQDIKNSVDTSKAKLFSYGRAVIIIGILLSLFQQFVGINVALYYAPRIFESMGAAKDASMLQTIIMGLVNVVFTVLAIMTVDKWGRKPLLIVGSIGMAIGMIAISTLAFLGIIGITTLIFIIIYTASFMMSWGPICWVLISEIFPNKIRSQAVAIAVAAQWSANFFISSTYPPMMEFSNGGTYLFYGVMSILSAFFVWKFVPETKGKTLEEMEGIWKRK, from the coding sequence ATGAAGCAGAATACAGCATTCATTTATGTGGTGACACTTGTTGCAACATTGGGAGGATTACTTTTTGGTTATGATACAGCGGTAATCTCAGGAGCAGAAAAATCGATCCAGGCATTTTTAATCGATAGCCAGGGATTAGGGTCGTTTTTACATGGAATTACAGTTTCATCAGCATTAATAGGCTGTATAATTGGAGGGGCTATATCAGGGTTTGTATCATCTGCCTATGGTAGAAAATACGCCTTGATCATTGCAGGTATTTTATTTTTACTTTCTGCCCTAGGCTCGGGAAACCCTGAATTTTTATTTTTTGAAAAGGGTGAACCGTCCATGGGTTTACTTTGGATGTTTAATTTCTATAGGGTTATAGGAGGAATCGGTGTAGGTCTGGCATCTGCGGTATGCCCAATGTATATTGGGGAAATTGCTCCAGCCAATATTAGGGGAAAATTGGTGTCTTTAAATCAGTTTGCTATAATTTTCGGTATGCTGGTGGTTTATTTTGTAAATTGGGGAATTGCCGACGGCCAATCCATTGAGTGGATAAATGAAATAGGATGGAGAAGAATGTTTGCTTCGGAGGCCATACCTGCCTCAATTTTTGTGATTCTCATGTTTTTTGTGCCGGAATCTCCAAGGTATCTGGCATTGCAACATAATGATACAAAAGCCTTGGCCATACTTACCCGATTCAACGGGGTGGAAAAGGCAAAAAAGATCCTTCAGGACATTAAAAATAGTGTAGATACTTCCAAAGCAAAATTATTTTCATATGGGAGAGCGGTAATAATTATTGGCATATTATTATCGCTCTTTCAGCAATTTGTAGGTATAAATGTAGCATTATATTATGCACCCCGTATATTTGAAAGTATGGGAGCTGCAAAAGATGCGTCCATGTTGCAAACAATAATTATGGGCTTGGTAAATGTGGTGTTTACAGTCTTGGCCATTATGACGGTTGATAAATGGGGAAGGAAACCTCTGTTAATTGTTGGTTCTATAGGAATGGCAATCGGTATGATTGCCATTTCAACCTTGGCTTTTTTAGGTATTATAGGTATTACTACCTTGATATTCATAATTATATACACGGCTTCTTTTATGATGAGCTGGGGGCCTATTTGCTGGGTTCTTATTTCCGAAATATTTCCTAATAAAATTAGGAGTCAGGCAGTAGCTATTGCAGTTGCGGCACAATGGTCGGCTAACTTCTTTATTTCTTCAACCTATCCCCCAATGATGGAATTTAGCAATGGTGGGACCTATCTTTTCTATGGGGTAATGAGTATTCTATCTGCTTTCTTCGTCTGGAAGTTTGTTCCAGAAACCAAAGGAAAAACATTGGAAGAAATGGAAGGTATTTGGAAGAGAAAGTAA
- a CDS encoding hybrid sensor histidine kinase/response regulator transcription factor, which translates to MKSIFFTIVLFFFSFLQIGFCQDVLDDNNFVTINEDITQYGITSIFKDYAGYLWIGTYGDGLFRYNSIDFKNYKQEFNSTSESLNSSVVNSIHEDVQHRLWVGTDRGINLYNRDLDRFENIESPNQESFGALAIYAIAEYNEDSLLLGTFGQGLFKFNKNDLTIELIPFTGKLSDEGLLISSIVKLPTGRVLIGTNLGLMTFDPYKEELQLAKFDIGRGFDSIDNSIESMHVAIDNSVWIGTFSSGVLRLYENEKGLFTIDKYPISEKRILSLAEKSNGTIICGTENDGLFEVNSQSGTINNYKYDKLKQNGLKTNSIWTVYVDEKDRIWLGYYNKGVDVYDNDYNKFSSFKNIPAQPNSLNSNAVTAIDSDQEGKLWIGLLDGGVDVYDPLKNKFTNLHDQKNDIAKGLYALDIQTIFVDSKNNKWVGTWNYGLFLLKHNERTFININKDTPNSVFKSNRIMSFAEDSQGTIWIGTFSTGLYSYSKNLFRHYNGPEFRAFNIHRGNIRKVLVDHEDNVWLGSRTGVFKIKKGNEPIFQVSSLNDELNSTLAEPISEHIIFSLFEDTERQLWIGTLGNGLYRYNMDNDSLYWYNINNGLIHESISSITQDASGALWIGGNAGLSRLDIKNNAFTNFNKKDGLLSNSFNYNSVYRNNNNVLFFGNSKGINYFNPDKIIYNQEKPTVYFTDFKISNELITPSTENSPLKKVISKTEEITLNHDQSVFTISYVGTNYTRSENNQYAYYLEGYDKEWNFVGTNRSANYKNIPPGDYIFKVKASNNDGIWNETPTTLSIKVLPAWWATKLAIISYILLTLLLGYIVYRFLKIRIQERRILSFEREKHKQFEALNDKKIQFFTNISHEFRTPLTLILSPLEDIIEKENTQFSSDIKEKLNTIYKNAKRLSRLINELMDFRKLQFNKMTINASQINVVPFIEEVVGHFEEEALLNKIELSVEYDNEDISIWSDPSMLEKIVFNLLSNAFKATPTGGAISVQINASQDLVVLPLINETEPVEVIEIIIKDTGLGIKEENIDKVFDRFYQANEMNEQYYGGTGIGLEMVKSFIDLHKGKIVLTSKEKAGTQFKIYFPLGYSHLNIQNINRTNKNPINEYSESQEVNLDGDKLIRENKAVNKKMVLIVEDNVELRTYLKNELKNEYQIKEAENGLEGLEKANKYIPDLIITDVIMPIMDGFELCERIKTDLKTSHIPLLMVTAKGMQIDKVKGIDSGADVYLNKPFNLKVLRSHLKQLITSRQILFDKYFNGVSTTIISDNTTSLDKEFINNVLGYINDNISDEKLNVENLAGELLLSRSKLYRKIKALTGDTATEFIRKIRLQKARQLIEQTDHTIGEICYMVGFSSPSYFTKCFKDHFGILPTETKELPTEK; encoded by the coding sequence ATGAAATCAATTTTCTTCACAATAGTATTGTTCTTTTTTTCGTTCTTACAAATCGGTTTTTGCCAGGATGTTCTTGATGATAATAATTTTGTTACCATCAATGAGGATATTACTCAATATGGCATCACCTCAATTTTTAAGGACTATGCGGGATATTTATGGATTGGTACCTATGGGGACGGATTGTTTAGATATAACAGTATAGACTTTAAAAATTATAAACAAGAGTTCAATTCTACAAGCGAATCGCTTAATAGTTCAGTTGTAAATTCTATTCATGAGGATGTGCAGCATAGATTGTGGGTAGGAACGGATCGTGGTATAAATTTGTATAATAGGGATTTGGATAGATTCGAGAATATTGAGTCGCCAAATCAAGAAAGTTTTGGAGCGTTGGCAATATATGCCATTGCAGAATATAATGAGGATAGCTTGCTTTTGGGGACATTTGGCCAAGGACTGTTTAAATTTAATAAGAATGATTTAACCATTGAACTCATTCCTTTTACTGGAAAATTATCAGATGAAGGGCTGTTGATCAGCTCCATAGTTAAACTGCCCACCGGACGGGTATTAATAGGTACGAATCTTGGGTTAATGACGTTCGACCCATATAAAGAAGAACTTCAATTGGCAAAATTTGATATAGGAAGGGGTTTTGATTCCATTGATAATTCTATTGAATCTATGCATGTGGCTATAGACAACTCAGTCTGGATCGGAACGTTTTCTTCAGGAGTATTAAGATTATATGAAAATGAAAAAGGACTCTTTACAATTGACAAATACCCAATAAGTGAAAAAAGGATATTGTCATTGGCAGAAAAATCCAATGGTACAATCATATGCGGTACAGAAAATGATGGCCTTTTTGAAGTTAATAGTCAATCCGGGACCATTAATAACTATAAATATGATAAACTAAAACAAAATGGATTAAAGACAAATTCCATTTGGACCGTATACGTTGATGAAAAAGATAGAATATGGTTGGGATACTATAACAAAGGTGTTGATGTGTATGATAACGATTACAATAAATTTAGTTCCTTTAAGAATATACCGGCCCAGCCCAATTCATTGAACTCCAATGCAGTAACTGCGATTGATAGTGATCAAGAAGGTAAGTTATGGATAGGGTTGTTGGACGGCGGGGTAGATGTATATGACCCACTTAAAAATAAGTTTACCAATTTACACGATCAAAAAAATGATATTGCCAAGGGACTTTATGCCCTGGACATTCAAACTATTTTTGTGGATAGTAAAAATAATAAATGGGTGGGCACATGGAATTATGGACTATTTCTATTAAAACATAACGAAAGAACCTTTATAAACATAAATAAGGATACCCCTAACAGCGTTTTTAAATCCAATAGAATCATGAGTTTTGCCGAAGACTCCCAGGGTACCATATGGATTGGTACTTTCTCAACTGGCTTATACTCCTATTCCAAAAACTTGTTTAGACATTATAATGGCCCGGAATTTCGAGCTTTTAATATTCATCGAGGTAACATTCGTAAGGTACTGGTAGATCATGAGGACAATGTTTGGTTGGGCTCTAGGACAGGTGTATTCAAAATTAAAAAGGGTAATGAACCCATTTTCCAAGTGAGTTCTTTAAATGATGAACTCAACAGTACCTTGGCTGAACCGATCTCTGAACATATAATTTTTAGTCTATTTGAAGATACAGAAAGGCAACTTTGGATAGGAACCTTGGGAAATGGGCTATATAGATACAATATGGACAATGATTCACTTTATTGGTATAATATAAATAATGGTCTAATTCATGAAAGTATATCTTCTATTACCCAAGACGCTTCAGGGGCATTATGGATTGGCGGAAATGCCGGATTATCAAGATTGGATATTAAAAATAACGCCTTTACCAACTTTAATAAAAAGGATGGTTTACTATCCAATAGTTTTAATTACAACTCGGTTTACAGAAATAATAACAATGTGCTGTTTTTTGGAAACTCCAAAGGCATAAATTATTTTAACCCAGATAAAATAATATATAACCAAGAGAAGCCAACCGTTTATTTTACAGATTTTAAGATATCCAATGAATTAATAACTCCAAGTACAGAAAACTCTCCATTGAAAAAAGTAATATCTAAAACTGAAGAAATAACTTTAAATCATGACCAATCTGTATTTACTATAAGCTATGTCGGCACCAATTATACAAGGAGCGAGAACAACCAATATGCTTATTATTTGGAAGGATATGATAAGGAATGGAATTTTGTAGGAACAAATAGAAGCGCTAATTACAAAAATATTCCTCCAGGAGATTATATCTTTAAGGTAAAAGCTTCCAACAATGACGGTATTTGGAATGAAACCCCGACTACTTTGAGTATTAAAGTGCTTCCCGCTTGGTGGGCTACAAAACTAGCCATTATAAGTTATATTTTATTAACCTTATTACTTGGCTATATAGTTTACAGGTTTCTTAAAATTAGGATTCAGGAGCGAAGAATATTGAGTTTTGAAAGGGAAAAACACAAACAGTTCGAGGCACTTAATGATAAAAAGATTCAATTTTTTACGAATATTTCCCACGAATTCAGAACACCTTTAACCCTTATACTATCGCCGCTGGAAGATATTATTGAAAAAGAGAATACCCAATTTTCCAGTGATATTAAAGAAAAGCTCAATACTATTTATAAAAATGCAAAACGTCTTTCCAGGCTTATTAATGAATTAATGGATTTTAGGAAACTACAATTCAATAAAATGACCATAAATGCTTCCCAAATAAATGTAGTCCCCTTTATTGAAGAAGTGGTAGGCCACTTTGAGGAGGAGGCCCTTTTAAACAAAATTGAGTTATCGGTAGAGTATGATAATGAAGATATTTCAATCTGGTCAGATCCGTCGATGCTAGAAAAAATTGTTTTTAATTTGTTGTCAAATGCCTTTAAAGCTACACCAACAGGAGGGGCTATAAGCGTACAAATAAATGCCTCCCAAGATTTAGTTGTACTTCCACTGATAAATGAAACGGAGCCGGTCGAAGTTATAGAAATTATAATTAAGGATACAGGATTAGGAATAAAGGAAGAAAATATTGATAAGGTTTTTGATCGATTTTATCAGGCCAACGAAATGAATGAACAGTATTATGGAGGAACAGGTATTGGGCTGGAAATGGTGAAGAGTTTTATAGATCTACACAAAGGCAAAATAGTATTGACTAGCAAAGAGAAAGCCGGTACACAATTCAAAATATATTTTCCGTTGGGCTATTCACATTTAAACATTCAAAATATTAATAGGACCAATAAAAATCCAATCAATGAATATTCTGAATCACAAGAAGTAAATTTAGATGGGGATAAATTAATAAGGGAAAATAAAGCTGTAAATAAAAAGATGGTTCTCATTGTAGAGGACAATGTGGAGTTAAGGACCTACTTAAAAAATGAGCTGAAAAATGAATACCAGATTAAAGAAGCGGAAAACGGTCTTGAAGGCTTGGAGAAAGCTAATAAATATATTCCTGACCTCATTATTACTGATGTTATTATGCCCATCATGGATGGTTTTGAGCTTTGTGAACGCATAAAAACCGATTTAAAAACTAGCCATATCCCTTTGCTTATGGTTACAGCAAAAGGAATGCAAATAGATAAGGTTAAAGGTATAGATTCGGGGGCCGATGTTTACCTTAACAAACCATTTAACTTGAAAGTTTTGAGGTCCCATTTAAAACAGCTGATTACGAGCAGGCAAATTTTATTCGACAAATATTTTAATGGGGTCAGTACCACGATTATTTCAGATAATACCACTTCTTTGGACAAGGAATTCATTAATAATGTGCTTGGCTATATCAATGATAATATAAGTGATGAAAAACTAAATGTCGAAAATTTGGCCGGGGAATTATTGTTAAGTCGGAGTAAATTATATAGAAAAATCAAGGCCCTTACAGGGGATACCGCAACTGAATTCATACGTAAAATCAGGCTGCAAAAAGCAAGACAACTCATTGAACAAACGGATCACACCATTGGTGAAATATGTTATATGGTCGGTTTTTCATCCCCATCTTATTTTACTAAATGTTTCAAGGACCATTTCGGAATTCTCCCTACAGAAACTAAGGAATTGCCTACTGAAAAATAA